Proteins from a genomic interval of Zingiber officinale cultivar Zhangliang chromosome 2A, Zo_v1.1, whole genome shotgun sequence:
- the LOC122043664 gene encoding uncharacterized protein LOC122043664, with translation MAAAMKTIRRAFLAFFRSYPAFAGTAALLSFPFSAASLLAHSLGRSSPALLRPVSSRLGLLFHATGFPPSHLFTLLHSRLSLSIFASAATLPFDLTFLVLAQAAVVRVIYRRPTSTPSLFSLRRLYPALALTHLRNALFVLAANAAVLSILCLAFNALATLRLSTGAAILAVSASGVILYSFSVASASAACNLATVISASEGGAGWRALREALAVVRGRTATAVALSLPASLGTAAIEALFRFRVAAARPCQAQVVWEALVIIYMRSLLLVLDTIIACVFINECSSGCSSFWSKDGGPFSCAVDRMESEDKVQV, from the coding sequence ATGGCCGCTGCCATGAAAACCATCCGCCGCGCCTTCCTCGCCTTCTTCCGGAGCTACCCCGCTTTCGCTGGCACCGCCGCGCTCCTCTCCTTCCCTTTCTCAGCTGCGTCCCTCCTCGCCCACTCCTTGGGTCGCTCCTCCCCCGCCCTTCTCCGCCCCGTCTCATCCCGCCTTGGCCTCCTCTTTCACGCCACCGGCTTCCCTCCTTCCCACCTCTTCACCCTCCTCCACTCCAGGCTCTCCCTATCCATCTTCGCCTCCGCCGCCACTCTCCCCTTCGATCTCACTTTCCTCGTCCTCGCCCAGGCTGCCGTCGTCCGGGTCATCTACCGACGACCGACCTCGACTCCCTCCCTGTTCTCGCTCAGACGTCTCTACCCCGCCCTAGCGCTGACCCACCTCCGCAACGCCCTCTTCGTCCTCGCAGCCAACGCCGCCGTCCTGTCGATCCTCTGCCTTGCCTTCAACGCGCTGGCTACTCTCCGCCTGTCCACCGGAGCTGCCATTCTCGCCGTCTCCGCCTCCGGCGTGATCCTTTACTCCTTCTCAGTGGCCAGCGCCTCGGCGGCCTGCAACCTGGCGACGGTGATATCAGCCTCCGAGGGCGGGGCCGGGTGGCGAGCGCTGCGCGAGGCTCTGGCCGTCGTCCGTGGCCGGACGGCCACCGCCGTCGCCTTGAGCCTGCCGGCGAGTTTGGGCACGGCAGCCATCGAAGCGTTGTTCCGCTTCAGGGTCGCGGCCGCGCGGCCATGTCAGGCGCAGGTGGTCTGGGAGGCATTGGTGATCATCTACATGCGATCTCTCCTCCTCGTCCTCGACACGATCATCGCCTGCGTCTTCATCAACGAGTGTAGCAGCGGTTGCTCTTCCTTCTGGAGCAAAGACGGCGGCCCCTTCTCCTGCGCAGTAGATCGTATGGAATCGGAAGATAAGGTGCAGGTTTAA